A single window of bacterium DNA harbors:
- the rpoN gene encoding RNA polymerase factor sigma-54, whose product MTLQPRLQLRHEQRLVMTVMLQQAIGLLPLTRLELQQAVQQELQENPVLEDSVEEVKEVADGEMPESPEDLPDTQTDERGEVEIEWENIVQDTSHSSSLPSIASDGDFPSYEQTLSVSETLHEHLEWQLNLTAADEDTRHVAAEIIGNIDDSGYLQASPEELAARAGLSAEVGERALALIHEFDPPGIGARNLQECLLLQLKNLRGGLGKDEKKIHELAERLLLDNIENLHDRHFVRLSRQNKVSVEEIIEAVNLIRSLNPNPGARFSEERVEVAVPDITVIKREADFDIILNDDGLPPLRVSPMFHSMLENRDGTPPEARKYLEERMRAALWFLKSIEQRRQTIMKVARSIVKFQEEFLNHGVNHLRPLVLRDVAEDIEMHESTVSRVTTGKYMETPQGVFSLKYFFHSGLESRGGGENTSSVAVKERLRHIVEQEDKKKPLTDQEIVEKLREKDVVIARRTVTKYRKELRLPSASRRRQFH is encoded by the coding sequence GCTGCAGCAGGCGATCGGCCTTTTGCCGCTGACGCGCCTTGAGCTTCAGCAGGCGGTGCAGCAGGAACTGCAGGAGAATCCGGTCCTGGAAGATTCCGTAGAGGAAGTCAAAGAGGTGGCGGATGGGGAGATGCCCGAATCCCCGGAGGATTTGCCCGACACCCAGACGGACGAGCGGGGAGAGGTCGAAATCGAATGGGAAAACATCGTGCAGGACACCTCGCACTCTTCCTCGCTTCCCTCGATTGCGAGCGATGGGGATTTTCCTTCCTACGAACAGACCCTCAGCGTGTCCGAGACACTCCACGAGCATCTGGAATGGCAGCTGAATCTCACCGCGGCCGATGAAGATACGCGGCACGTGGCCGCCGAAATCATCGGGAATATCGACGATTCCGGGTATCTTCAGGCCTCGCCGGAGGAACTGGCCGCCAGGGCGGGCCTCTCGGCCGAGGTGGGCGAACGGGCGCTGGCGCTGATTCATGAATTCGACCCGCCGGGCATTGGGGCGAGAAACCTCCAGGAGTGCCTCTTGCTGCAGTTGAAAAACCTGCGCGGGGGGCTCGGAAAGGACGAGAAGAAGATCCATGAGCTGGCCGAGCGCCTGCTCCTGGACAACATCGAGAACCTCCACGATCGGCATTTTGTCCGCCTGTCACGTCAGAACAAGGTGTCCGTGGAGGAGATTATCGAAGCGGTCAATCTGATCCGCAGCCTGAACCCCAACCCGGGCGCCCGCTTTTCCGAAGAGCGGGTAGAGGTCGCTGTGCCCGACATCACGGTCATTAAAAGAGAGGCTGATTTCGATATCATCCTGAACGATGACGGACTGCCGCCGCTTCGCGTCAGCCCGATGTTTCATTCCATGCTGGAAAACCGGGACGGAACGCCTCCCGAGGCGCGAAAATACCTGGAGGAGCGGATGCGGGCCGCCCTCTGGTTCCTGAAGAGCATCGAACAGCGGCGTCAAACGATCATGAAGGTCGCCCGGAGCATCGTAAAATTTCAGGAAGAATTTCTCAACCACGGCGTCAACCATTTACGCCCGCTTGTGCTCCGGGATGTGGCCGAAGATATCGAAATGCACGAATCGACGGTCAGCCGCGTAACGACGGGCAAGTACATGGAGACCCCGCAGGGGGTGTTCAGCCTGAAATACTTTTTCCATAGCGGACTCGAATCCCGCGGCGGCGGCGAGAACACCTCTTCGGTGGCGGTGAAGGAGCGGCTACGGCACATCGTGGAGCAGGAGGACAAGAAAAAACCGCTCACCGACCAGGAGATTGTCGAGAAACTGCGGGAAAAGGATGTGGTCATCGCCCGCCGAACGGTGACGAAATACCGCAAGGAGCTGCGCCTTCCCTCCGCCAGCCGGCGCCGCCAATTTCATTGA